A genomic stretch from uncultured Pseudodesulfovibrio sp. includes:
- a CDS encoding extracellular solute-binding protein, which translates to MKKVLIAIAVIIMCAASAHAGSNELYLYIWSEYIPDEVLEDFTKETGITVHLSTYDSNEAMYAKIKLAGQGYDLIVPSSDYVGLMRRQEMLLPLDKAKLPNLSNLTPRFVNQSFDPNNEYSVPYMWGSTAIAINTGTLGHTAVESIADLWKPEMDGRLLLPNEPREAFVLALKKLGYSVNETDPAHLEEAYQQLKILMPRVRAFDSDSPKQALLSGEISVGVVWNGEAYIANSENPEIIYLYPPEGFSLWMDSMCIPKGAKNIAEAHVFLNYLLRPDVAAVISTEMGYSTPNAKAIELLPEEVRNNPIVYPTEAEIQRGEFEDDLGEAMKLYDEYWVKLKTGNTQP; encoded by the coding sequence ATGAAAAAAGTATTAATTGCCATCGCCGTCATTATCATGTGCGCCGCGTCTGCCCATGCCGGCAGCAACGAACTGTATCTCTACATTTGGTCAGAATACATCCCCGACGAGGTTCTTGAAGACTTCACAAAGGAGACCGGCATCACCGTCCACCTGTCCACATACGACAGCAATGAAGCCATGTACGCCAAGATCAAACTGGCTGGACAGGGATATGATCTGATCGTCCCTTCATCAGACTATGTAGGTCTCATGCGTCGTCAGGAGATGCTGCTCCCACTGGACAAGGCAAAGCTGCCGAACCTCTCCAACCTGACGCCCAGATTCGTCAACCAGTCCTTTGATCCGAACAATGAATACTCTGTGCCATACATGTGGGGCTCCACGGCCATTGCCATCAACACTGGCACCCTCGGGCACACGGCTGTCGAAAGCATAGCAGACCTCTGGAAACCGGAAATGGACGGCAGGCTCCTACTCCCCAACGAACCGCGGGAAGCCTTTGTCTTGGCCCTGAAGAAACTTGGATACTCAGTCAATGAAACCGACCCCGCTCATCTCGAAGAGGCATATCAGCAGTTGAAAATACTGATGCCGCGTGTCCGCGCCTTCGACTCCGACTCTCCCAAACAGGCATTGCTCTCGGGCGAAATATCCGTTGGAGTTGTCTGGAATGGCGAAGCATACATCGCCAACAGTGAAAACCCCGAAATTATATATCTTTACCCACCTGAAGGCTTCAGCCTCTGGATGGATTCAATGTGCATTCCCAAAGGCGCAAAAAATATTGCCGAGGCTCACGTCTTCTTGAACTACCTGCTCCGCCCTGACGTGGCTGCCGTCATCAGCACGGAAATGGGATACTCGACTCCCAATGCCAAAGCCATTGAGCTCTTGCCGGAAGAAGTACGAAACAATCCCATCGTCTACCCCACCGAAGCCGAGATCCAACGGGGAGAATTCGAAGATGATCTGGGGGAAGCCATGAAATTGTATGATGAATACTGGGTGAAACTGAAGACCGGCAACACCCAGCCTTAA
- the potC gene encoding spermidine/putrescine ABC transporter permease PotC, translating into MIRFIKMGYACLVYLFLYLPLAVMAVYSFNASKYSLAWKGFTLKWYGKLLTNTTLIDAALRSLTIALVSATIACIIGTLIAFMLHQYRFRGRKTIFGGVFIMMMSPDIVIGISLLVLFLGAGLTLGFWTLLMGHVTLCVPFVAATVYSRFKGFDASVVEAARDLGANEYQVFRRVVLPMAMPGLVAGWLLSFTLSLDDVIISFFTTGPTYEVLPLRIYSMVRLGIKPDVNALSVVMILITVVAVIISRRLLKEKR; encoded by the coding sequence ATGATACGATTCATAAAAATGGGCTATGCGTGCCTCGTTTATCTTTTTCTCTACCTGCCGCTGGCTGTCATGGCGGTATATTCTTTCAATGCGTCAAAATACTCCCTTGCATGGAAAGGGTTCACACTCAAATGGTACGGCAAGCTGCTCACCAACACGACCTTGATAGACGCCGCACTCCGCTCCCTGACCATTGCCCTGGTTTCAGCGACTATCGCCTGTATCATCGGCACTCTGATAGCCTTTATGCTGCATCAATACCGATTCCGTGGCCGAAAAACCATCTTCGGCGGCGTATTCATTATGATGATGTCTCCGGACATCGTTATCGGCATATCACTACTGGTGCTGTTTCTCGGCGCAGGTTTGACTCTTGGATTCTGGACGCTTTTGATGGGTCACGTCACCCTGTGTGTCCCCTTTGTGGCAGCCACCGTCTATTCACGTTTCAAAGGATTCGATGCTTCGGTGGTCGAGGCTGCCAGAGATCTCGGAGCCAATGAGTATCAGGTCTTTCGACGTGTCGTTCTACCCATGGCCATGCCCGGTCTTGTGGCTGGCTGGCTGCTCAGTTTCACGTTGTCTCTTGATGATGTCATCATCAGTTTCTTTACAACCGGACCAACGTATGAAGTGCTTCCTCTGCGAATCTATTCAATGGTGCGCCTTGGAATAAAACCCGATGTCAACGCGCTCAGCGTAGTGATGATCCTTATAACCGTCGTCGCCGTCATCATATCCCGGCGACTCCTCAAGGAGAAGAGATGA
- a CDS encoding DUF3150 domain-containing protein — protein MDTHTDITVLDNLMALNLDVNIWTARKKLTPSDFGGAELPPEELASLGSKKICNPQELRIFGTLKARAVNLLDRTGVRFLGGWALPEDKADEVVAELTVIRNDFLNAKDQFLNRYDDAVRDWISQHPGWENLIGGSTVSADYVRSRIGFKWQLFKLLPPTDDAVHQGLHDEVNELGGTLFGEVAKAATDTWHRCFDGKDKVTHKALSPLRSIHTKLSGLSFVEPRVVPVVDLLETTFNRIPTRGYIHGSELVMLQGVVSMLRDPVTLVAHGQKILDGKDASDILAGLVADTIPSLPEKSIADAEFIPESVHQHQIDSHGLW, from the coding sequence ATGGATACCCACACTGACATCACTGTGCTCGACAATTTGATGGCCCTGAATCTGGACGTGAACATTTGGACTGCTCGCAAGAAATTAACACCCTCGGACTTTGGTGGGGCGGAGTTGCCGCCTGAAGAACTGGCGTCGCTGGGCAGCAAGAAGATTTGCAATCCGCAGGAGCTACGTATCTTCGGGACACTCAAGGCTCGCGCTGTGAACCTGCTGGATCGAACCGGTGTCCGATTCCTTGGCGGTTGGGCACTTCCTGAGGATAAAGCTGATGAGGTCGTGGCGGAACTGACCGTCATTCGTAATGACTTCCTGAACGCAAAAGATCAATTCCTCAATCGGTACGATGACGCTGTACGGGATTGGATATCGCAGCATCCTGGCTGGGAGAATCTGATCGGCGGCTCTACTGTCAGTGCGGATTACGTCCGTAGTCGTATCGGCTTCAAGTGGCAGTTGTTCAAGCTCCTGCCACCCACGGATGACGCGGTACATCAGGGTTTGCATGATGAAGTGAATGAACTTGGCGGCACGCTTTTCGGTGAGGTTGCCAAGGCTGCGACAGATACATGGCATCGGTGTTTTGACGGAAAGGACAAGGTGACGCACAAGGCGTTGTCTCCTTTGCGTTCCATCCATACCAAACTGTCGGGGCTTAGCTTTGTTGAACCGCGTGTCGTGCCCGTAGTGGATCTTCTGGAAACGACCTTCAACCGTATTCCTACTCGCGGTTACATCCATGGCAGTGAGTTGGTGATGCTTCAAGGTGTTGTGTCCATGCTTCGTGATCCTGTAACGCTCGTGGCGCATGGGCAGAAGATCCTCGATGGCAAAGATGCCAGTGATATCCTGGCTGGTCTGGTTGCAGACACGATTCCTTCATTGCCTGAAAAATCGATAGCTGACGCTGAGTTCATTCCCGAATCGGTGCATCAACATCAGATCGATAGCCATGGGCTTTGGTGA
- a CDS encoding VWA domain-containing protein, whose protein sequence is MTNKLIMKSLPMVASVLGRKYGVKIVIGGTGAYTDGNTIHLPALPLGCDETLIGLARGYADHEAAHIRETRFDWLKLANLTPLEMHVWNTFEDWRVEHRLARLFPGCRQNFNWLIQHLFGNDSEQATDPGMAILNWLLLSVRAWDVPSLGNQRDAAGCLVEAQYPGLIARLNIVLQKVHVCCESTQDCILYAREVVSILKEKLDSQVPKNEGSKDKNTFKNGSPNGVAEGSCRSLKQLFQATPDDLPDDLGGALAESLTKGQPQDLSESLCVARLGNKTTKPIPPEDEKVTRRASVALRTQLQGVLQSSVMARSNVSRHGRLDSRQLHRLTVADSRVFKWEARKVGVNTAVHILLDCSGSMRRRIKLTSQICHAVATALDSIDGINVAVTAFPAGTPTDGGNGNGQGPTVCPILRHGERMHADFAVSAAGCTPLGEALWWVLQQMQPLSEPRRIVLILTDGDPDSSNVALSAIEDARRLGIEIYGLGIMSEAITKLIPNHSRTIHDLSELAPSMFGMLRGALVK, encoded by the coding sequence ATGACGAACAAACTCATCATGAAATCACTGCCCATGGTGGCAAGCGTGCTCGGGCGTAAATACGGCGTAAAAATAGTGATTGGGGGAACCGGAGCATATACGGATGGCAATACTATTCATCTGCCTGCGCTTCCTCTGGGTTGTGACGAAACACTCATCGGTCTAGCGCGTGGATATGCGGATCATGAAGCTGCGCATATTCGGGAAACTCGTTTTGATTGGCTGAAGTTGGCGAACCTGACGCCGCTAGAAATGCACGTCTGGAATACCTTTGAGGATTGGCGTGTTGAGCATCGTCTGGCGCGTTTGTTTCCCGGTTGCCGCCAGAACTTCAACTGGCTCATTCAGCATCTGTTCGGCAATGACTCTGAACAGGCTACTGATCCTGGTATGGCAATCTTGAATTGGTTGCTGTTGTCGGTACGAGCGTGGGATGTCCCTTCGCTGGGCAATCAGCGAGATGCTGCCGGCTGCCTTGTTGAAGCTCAATATCCTGGTCTGATTGCGCGGTTAAACATAGTCCTGCAAAAGGTGCATGTCTGCTGTGAATCAACACAGGATTGTATCCTGTATGCGCGGGAAGTCGTTTCCATCCTTAAAGAGAAATTGGATTCACAGGTCCCTAAAAATGAGGGCTCTAAAGACAAAAACACATTCAAAAACGGTAGTCCCAATGGGGTGGCCGAAGGATCTTGTAGGAGTCTGAAACAGCTCTTTCAGGCAACCCCAGACGATTTGCCAGATGACCTAGGTGGGGCGCTTGCTGAATCGCTCACTAAAGGTCAACCGCAGGATTTGAGTGAATCTCTCTGTGTAGCAAGGCTTGGGAATAAGACCACGAAGCCTATCCCACCGGAGGATGAAAAGGTAACGAGACGGGCTTCAGTTGCATTGCGAACTCAGCTTCAAGGAGTGTTGCAATCATCGGTGATGGCACGAAGTAACGTCAGTCGCCATGGTCGTCTGGATTCGCGTCAATTGCACCGGTTGACGGTAGCAGATTCTCGTGTGTTCAAATGGGAAGCTCGCAAGGTTGGCGTGAATACTGCTGTTCACATTCTGCTGGATTGTTCCGGCTCAATGCGACGGCGTATTAAGCTAACCTCGCAGATATGTCATGCAGTTGCCACTGCCTTGGATTCCATCGATGGTATAAATGTAGCGGTTACGGCCTTTCCTGCAGGTACTCCGACAGATGGAGGCAACGGAAACGGCCAAGGCCCGACAGTGTGCCCCATTCTGCGACATGGAGAGCGGATGCACGCTGACTTTGCCGTGAGCGCAGCAGGTTGCACACCGCTTGGAGAAGCCCTCTGGTGGGTGCTGCAACAGATGCAACCGCTTTCTGAACCAAGAAGGATCGTCCTGATCCTGACGGACGGTGATCCTGACTCGTCCAATGTTGCACTCAGTGCCATTGAAGACGCCAGGCGTCTTGGCATCGAAATCTACGGTCTGGGCATCATGTCCGAAGCCATCACCAAACTGATTCCAAACCATAGCCGCACCATCCACGACCTGTCCGAATTGGCCCCGTCTATGTTTGGCATGTTGCGTGGTGCGCTGGTCAAATAA
- a CDS encoding ankyrin repeat domain-containing protein has product MTQEQTHYSPVATAIETLFKLSGLQYYLEDSQKKHLKRFLKDEALLEHDEFEMLMAQLFGHKDIRSTILSITCVELLHEVNWCRRMAFPSTNWEDSKQAWESLFREYLSKTLAHTAFRISFTSCICGGPVETPFPRTPTWFLPRKGKSAVGRFLKWWLRQAQMDMETFWFSNDTTIKDERTIENWMTGVSTPSMATILAVAKAKYLSGDIAADLRRSLRTGLIIASAVDNTLRALANEYDQQTANMLRDSFATTYIELLRRSFTRCLRTFIDMPAHAETSLYDRTKIAKQIIVEQVEERRPPLKVIAELHEERFWFAPYEAEKKLFVECLKILPPHGRKGTLLESRLLELKSGPDNGGFHSFTIPFADGLKALENNDIEDGYNLLWEAFCNARYRAGNLMPIILEITHSMACYLLSNKQRFGKSRGKYWLHIKKMKSWSQWHDQCVALWNVSAKQDEFSKHDLEDEEYRRRVLEIGRRRFEGLFGKWIPEIGTSSEAQRDGKAKYKGQLNAIIKTYTVDNNKLCAAIKDHSYDQAIRLINKGINLNFRTVLENNAFYTAMDQETWKDRYKVAEAILSRDDSPIATNTLMTPMRYPGYRPKNVLPEALITASGQLKYTALHMVLVHRVPYLLRLLIKRGVDIRQRITTEYGELSPLLYAVLNCASDAKDRPWPGRCGKGYGTAFGDIDNIKILLGAGAEVNDVHHEGMTPLFQAVLIDHAEVASLLLKHGADMDVTLDSGLSLNEACRSHQMHGLLKDFSRPNESNTNFQ; this is encoded by the coding sequence ATGACACAAGAACAAACACACTATTCCCCTGTTGCGACCGCTATCGAAACGCTTTTTAAACTCTCTGGCTTACAGTACTACCTAGAAGACTCCCAAAAAAAACATCTCAAACGTTTCCTTAAAGACGAAGCCTTGCTGGAGCATGATGAGTTTGAAATGCTGATGGCTCAGCTTTTCGGCCACAAGGATATTCGCTCCACCATCCTCAGCATTACTTGCGTAGAGCTTCTACACGAAGTGAACTGGTGCCGGCGTATGGCATTCCCCAGCACCAACTGGGAAGATTCGAAACAGGCATGGGAATCGCTCTTCAGGGAATACCTTTCAAAGACACTCGCGCATACGGCATTTAGAATCTCGTTCACCAGTTGCATCTGCGGTGGCCCTGTAGAAACGCCCTTTCCGCGTACACCGACATGGTTCCTGCCGCGTAAGGGAAAATCTGCTGTTGGTCGCTTCCTCAAGTGGTGGCTACGTCAAGCCCAAATGGATATGGAAACTTTTTGGTTCTCCAACGATACAACTATCAAAGATGAACGAACCATAGAGAACTGGATGACTGGAGTGTCAACTCCGTCCATGGCAACCATCCTTGCCGTAGCAAAGGCTAAATACCTCTCTGGGGATATTGCTGCAGATCTCCGCCGCTCCCTGAGAACTGGACTCATTATAGCGAGTGCTGTGGATAACACTCTCCGAGCCCTCGCCAATGAATATGATCAGCAAACGGCCAACATGTTACGGGATTCTTTTGCTACAACATATATCGAACTATTAAGAAGATCTTTCACGCGATGCTTAAGAACCTTCATCGATATGCCCGCTCATGCTGAAACTTCACTTTACGATCGTACTAAAATAGCTAAACAGATTATCGTTGAACAAGTAGAAGAACGGCGGCCTCCATTAAAAGTCATCGCTGAACTGCACGAAGAGCGTTTCTGGTTCGCACCCTATGAAGCAGAGAAAAAACTGTTTGTTGAATGCCTGAAAATTCTTCCTCCCCATGGCCGCAAAGGTACATTACTTGAATCGAGACTCCTGGAGCTTAAAAGTGGTCCAGACAATGGCGGCTTTCACTCGTTCACCATTCCTTTTGCAGATGGCCTCAAAGCCCTCGAAAACAACGATATCGAAGATGGATATAACCTTCTTTGGGAGGCGTTTTGTAATGCTCGCTATCGAGCTGGCAACCTCATGCCGATCATCCTTGAGATAACACATTCGATGGCATGTTACCTGTTGTCGAATAAGCAACGCTTCGGAAAGTCACGTGGTAAGTACTGGTTGCATATAAAGAAAATGAAATCCTGGTCTCAATGGCATGACCAGTGTGTCGCACTTTGGAATGTCTCCGCCAAGCAAGACGAATTCTCTAAACATGACCTTGAAGACGAAGAATACCGACGGCGGGTTCTTGAAATCGGACGACGGCGTTTTGAGGGCTTGTTCGGGAAATGGATTCCCGAAATCGGAACTTCATCAGAAGCTCAGAGGGATGGCAAGGCAAAGTACAAAGGGCAGCTGAATGCCATTATAAAAACTTACACTGTAGACAACAACAAACTATGCGCAGCCATCAAAGACCATAGCTACGACCAAGCCATCAGGCTCATAAATAAAGGAATTAATCTGAATTTCCGCACCGTACTAGAAAATAATGCATTTTATACAGCCATGGATCAGGAAACCTGGAAGGACAGATACAAAGTCGCTGAAGCCATTCTGAGCCGTGATGACAGCCCTATCGCAACCAACACCTTGATGACACCCATGCGATACCCGGGTTACAGGCCAAAAAACGTACTCCCTGAAGCGTTGATTACGGCTAGCGGTCAGCTCAAATATACAGCACTCCATATGGTGCTAGTTCATCGTGTACCATATTTGCTGCGATTACTCATCAAACGTGGTGTGGACATACGACAACGGATAACAACTGAGTATGGAGAACTGTCACCACTACTCTACGCTGTGCTTAACTGTGCTTCCGATGCAAAGGATCGCCCTTGGCCTGGGCGCTGTGGCAAGGGCTATGGCACGGCTTTCGGCGACATTGATAATATCAAGATTTTGCTGGGAGCAGGGGCGGAAGTGAATGATGTTCACCACGAAGGAATGACACCTTTGTTTCAAGCAGTACTCATTGATCATGCTGAAGTCGCTAGCCTCTTGCTTAAACACGGAGCAGATATGGATGTCACACTTGATAGTGGCCTTTCCTTGAACGAGGCGTGCCGTTCACATCAAATGCATGGCCTTCTAAAGGACTTTTCAAGACCAAACGAGAGCAATACAAACTTCCAATAA
- a CDS encoding tyrosine-type recombinase/integrase, translated as MSKKWIQSDKFRGIRWQQHPKRKHGVRFDRRFAYRFMFQGKRYEGFLGWETEGWHEKDAYLKKEFYLENAKNGHGPTSPKREAQQSREAVLAEKRKDISFEAYFNNRYLPEARTRKKEHTIRTEKQHLRDWLSPQLNEKPMRSISPDDIERIKLAVLDKGRTPRTAQHILAVFRLVWNHARKRGIVETDSPTRAIEIGRINNERTRFLKPEEAQKLLDTVRALDENAYSLTLAALYTGARLGELTGLTWSAIDMQEKSITLLHTKTGKPRILPIAGALYEIIENIGEGTPEELVFTNSKKAKWREAPWGFRQAIKDLKLNEGRTDKREWICFHSLRHTAASMMLAAGVDIRTIQSHFGWSTLAMLQRYTHALDESKRAAIDSLERALATKPGGKILPFKKTAE; from the coding sequence GTGAGTAAGAAGTGGATTCAATCTGACAAATTTCGCGGAATCAGATGGCAGCAACACCCGAAGCGGAAACATGGAGTCCGCTTCGATAGGCGTTTTGCCTATCGATTTATGTTTCAGGGCAAACGCTACGAAGGTTTTCTTGGCTGGGAGACAGAAGGTTGGCATGAGAAAGACGCATACTTAAAAAAAGAGTTCTATCTTGAAAACGCCAAGAATGGCCACGGACCGACCAGCCCTAAGAGAGAAGCACAACAATCCCGCGAAGCTGTCTTGGCTGAGAAACGTAAAGACATTTCATTTGAGGCCTATTTCAACAATCGATACCTGCCAGAAGCTCGCACACGGAAAAAAGAGCACACCATAAGAACCGAAAAGCAGCATCTCCGAGACTGGCTCTCCCCTCAGTTGAATGAAAAGCCCATGCGCTCCATAAGCCCCGACGACATTGAACGAATCAAGCTTGCAGTTCTAGACAAAGGACGCACTCCCAGGACAGCACAGCATATCCTAGCCGTCTTTCGCCTCGTATGGAATCATGCAAGAAAGAGAGGTATCGTCGAGACAGACAGCCCTACCCGCGCTATTGAAATCGGCAGAATTAACAATGAGCGCACCAGGTTTCTCAAGCCAGAAGAAGCGCAAAAGCTTTTAGACACGGTCAGGGCCCTCGACGAAAATGCCTACTCATTAACTCTGGCCGCCCTATACACCGGCGCAAGACTAGGAGAGCTAACCGGCCTCACTTGGAGTGCAATCGATATGCAGGAAAAATCAATCACTCTTCTGCACACGAAAACAGGCAAACCACGTATTTTGCCCATAGCTGGCGCGTTATATGAAATTATCGAGAACATTGGCGAAGGGACTCCTGAAGAACTTGTATTCACAAATTCGAAAAAGGCTAAATGGCGCGAGGCTCCGTGGGGCTTTCGACAGGCCATCAAGGATCTCAAGCTCAACGAAGGCCGAACAGACAAGCGAGAGTGGATTTGCTTCCATAGCCTCCGACACACAGCTGCCTCTATGATGCTCGCTGCCGGTGTGGATATCCGTACCATCCAATCACACTTTGGCTGGTCTACGCTTGCTATGCTTCAACGCTATACTCATGCTCTGGATGAGTCGAAGCGAGCAGCGATTGACTCATTGGAAAGGGCCTTAGCCACCAAGCCAGGTGGTAAGATTCTTCCATTCAAGAAGACCGCAGAATAA
- a CDS encoding ERF family protein, which produces MEPQMSSREITELAETMIQVQQALSPAQKDAENKFTNSRYATLHSVMNACRDALLEHGIWLTQYPVSVEANQLGLVTKIVHAETGQWQSSLLTMPLPKNDPQGYGSAMTYARRYGLSALIGIVTESDDDGELAKHNGNLVKAPERPVYEPQEPAQQQNSVPSGGRLQEANLPRLDGVQYRKGTANDGKQCVLATGSTHSKKEFLRKAGFRWDGGRKVWWRYSDAA; this is translated from the coding sequence ATGGAACCCCAAATGAGTTCCCGAGAAATTACGGAATTGGCAGAGACAATGATCCAAGTGCAGCAGGCTTTATCCCCTGCACAGAAGGACGCTGAGAACAAGTTCACTAACAGCCGATATGCGACTTTGCATTCGGTTATGAACGCATGCCGCGATGCTCTTCTTGAGCATGGCATCTGGCTCACGCAGTATCCGGTATCCGTTGAGGCCAACCAGCTTGGGCTTGTGACCAAGATCGTTCATGCTGAAACTGGGCAGTGGCAATCTTCTCTTCTCACCATGCCGTTGCCGAAGAACGACCCGCAAGGATATGGCTCGGCCATGACTTATGCGCGTCGGTATGGTTTGTCTGCGTTGATTGGGATCGTGACGGAAAGCGATGATGACGGAGAGTTGGCGAAACATAATGGCAACTTGGTTAAGGCTCCTGAAAGGCCTGTATATGAGCCTCAGGAGCCTGCGCAGCAGCAGAATAGCGTACCCTCAGGGGGGAGGCTTCAGGAAGCTAATTTGCCTCGTCTTGATGGTGTGCAGTATCGCAAAGGTACGGCCAATGATGGCAAGCAGTGCGTGCTGGCAACTGGCAGTACTCACTCGAAGAAGGAATTCTTACGTAAAGCTGGATTCCGTTGGGATGGTGGCCGTAAGGTCTGGTGGAGGTATTCGGATGCAGCATGA
- a CDS encoding AAA family ATPase, giving the protein MSDILKELQTMQPTNHDAGEVFSGKKSKRTVCGFASPSSFTPEPNPEYLFHDSSRDAVVWFMDSSDPLYVFGPAGSGKTSLIKQLAAKLNYPVFDITGHGRLEFPDMVGHLTVEDSNMSFQYGPLALAMKFGGLFLLNEIDLLDPATAAGLNGILDGDPLCIPENSGEVIKPHPLFRFAATANTNGGADETGLYQGTLRQNLAFMDRFWLCEIGYPSPKSERELLHRKAPGLPKDVRTKMVEYANEVRKLFMGEADGSFRDTIEITFSTRTLIRWADLTVRFQPLARQGIQPVTYALDRSLGYRASPETRTVLHELAQRIFPQETKE; this is encoded by the coding sequence ATGAGTGACATCTTGAAAGAACTGCAAACCATGCAACCGACTAACCACGATGCAGGAGAGGTCTTCAGCGGCAAGAAATCCAAACGGACGGTATGCGGCTTTGCATCTCCATCCTCGTTTACCCCGGAACCTAACCCGGAATACCTCTTCCATGATTCGAGCCGTGACGCGGTCGTCTGGTTTATGGATTCGTCTGACCCGCTTTACGTGTTCGGACCTGCTGGTTCGGGTAAAACAAGTCTGATCAAACAACTTGCAGCCAAGCTTAATTATCCGGTTTTCGACATCACTGGGCACGGACGGCTGGAGTTCCCCGATATGGTCGGGCATTTGACCGTGGAGGACTCGAATATGTCCTTTCAGTATGGACCGCTGGCGCTCGCCATGAAGTTCGGCGGGTTATTCCTGCTTAATGAAATAGACCTACTTGATCCGGCGACTGCTGCCGGTCTCAACGGAATTCTGGATGGAGATCCGCTATGCATCCCGGAGAACAGCGGAGAAGTTATCAAACCGCATCCGTTATTCCGCTTTGCGGCCACAGCCAACACCAATGGCGGAGCCGACGAAACCGGATTGTATCAAGGAACGCTCAGACAGAATTTAGCCTTCATGGATCGCTTCTGGCTGTGCGAAATCGGTTACCCCAGTCCTAAGTCGGAGCGCGAGCTACTGCATCGCAAGGCACCGGGACTTCCCAAGGACGTGCGGACCAAGATGGTGGAATACGCCAACGAGGTCCGCAAACTGTTTATGGGCGAGGCTGACGGCAGCTTTCGCGACACTATCGAAATCACTTTCTCGACCCGTACTCTCATTCGTTGGGCAGACTTGACTGTCCGATTCCAACCGCTTGCAAGGCAAGGCATTCAGCCCGTGACCTATGCGCTCGATCGCTCTCTTGGCTATCGAGCTTCCCCTGAGACCAGGACCGTATTGCACGAACTGGCGCAACGCATCTTCCCACAAGAAACCAAGGAGTAA